A stretch of the Bos indicus isolate NIAB-ARS_2022 breed Sahiwal x Tharparkar chromosome 13, NIAB-ARS_B.indTharparkar_mat_pri_1.0, whole genome shotgun sequence genome encodes the following:
- the GGT7 gene encoding glutathione hydrolase 7 isoform X3 has protein sequence MAAENEASQESALGAYSPVDYMSITSFPRLPEDEPAPAVPLRGRKDEDAFLGDPDTDPDSFLKSARLQRLPSSSSEMGSQDGSPLRETRKDPFSAAASECSCRQDGLTVIVTACLTFATGVTVALIMQIYFGDPQIFHQGAVVTDAARCTSLGIEVLSKQGSSVDAAVAAALCLGIVAPHSSGLGGGGVMLVHDIRRNKSHLIDFRESAPGALREEALQRSWETKPGLLVGVPGMVKGLHEAHQLYGRLPWSQVLAFAAAVAQDGFNVTHDLAQALAEQPPPNASDRFRETFLPMGHPPLPGSLLRRPDLAAVLEVLGTYGPAAFYAGGNLTLEMVAEAQHAGGVITEEDFSNYSALLEKPVCGVYRGHLVLSPRPPHTGPALISALNILEGFNLTSLVSREQALHWVAETLKIALALASRLGDPIYDSTITESMDDMLSKVEAAYFRGQINDSQAAPVPLLPIYELNGAPTAAQVLIMGPDDFIVAMVSSLNRPFGSGLITPSGILLNSQMLDFSWPNRTANHPAPSLENSVQPGKRPLSFLLPTVVRPAEGLCGTYLALGANGAARGLSGLTQVLLNVLTLNRNLSDSLARGRLHPDLQTNLLQVSSQRKRLSSWKPGVTTWRR, from the exons ATGGCGGCGGAGAACGAGGCCAGTCAGGAGAGCGCCCTGGGCGCCTACTCGCCGGTGGACTACATGAGCATCACCAGCTTCCCGAGGCTGCCGGAGGATGAGCCGGCGCCCGCGGTCCCTCTGAGAGGCCGCAAGGACGAGGATGCCTTCCTGGGAGACCCGGATACCG ACCCGGACTCATTCCTGAAGTCGGCGCGGCTGCAGCGGCTGCCTTCGTCGTCGTCGGAGATGGGCAGCCAGGACGGGTCGCCGCTGCGAGAGACGCGCAAAGATCCGTTCTCCGCCGCGGCGTCCGAGTGCTCCTGCCGCCAGGATGGGCTCACGGTGATCGTCACGGCCTGTCTCACCTTTGCCACCGGGGTCACTGTGGCGCTTATCATGCAGATCTACTTCGGGGACCcccag ATCTTTCACCAGGGCGCTGTGGTGACTGATGCCGCCCGCTGCACATCGCTGGGCAtagaggtgctcagtaaacaggGATCCTCCGTGGACGCGGCTGTCGCAGCGGCGCTGTGTTTGGGGATCGTGGCTCCACACAGTTCTGGTCTGGGCGG TGGGGGAGTGATGCTGGTACATGACATCCGACGAAATAAGAGCCACCTAATTGATTTCCGGGAGTCTGCACCTGGGGCTCTCAGGGAAGAGGCCCTGCAGAGATCCTGGGAGACCAAG CCTGGGCTCTTGGTGGGGGTTCCCGGAATGGTGAAGGGGCTACATGAAGCTCACCAGCTCTATGGCAG GCTGCCATGGTCCCAAGTCCTGGCCTTTGCAGCAGCTGTGGCCCAAGATGGCTTCAACGTGACCCATGATCTAG CCCAAGCCCTGGCCGAACAGCCGCCACCCAATGCGTCTGACCGCTTCCGTGAGACATTCCTGCCGATGGGCCACCCACCACTACCTGGCTCCTTGCTTCGACGGCCTGACCTGGCGGCCGTGCTGGAGGTGCTTGGCACCTACGGCCCCGCCGCCTTCTACGCAGGTGGCAACCTCACGCTGGAGATGGTGGCTGAG GCTCAGCACGCAGGAGGCGTCATAACTGAGGAGGACTTCAGCAACTACAGTGCCCTCTTGGAGAAGCCTGTGTGTGGCGTGTACAGAG GCCACCTGGTTCTCAGTCCCCGACCCCCACACACAGGCCCTGCCCTCATCAGTGCTCTCAACATCCTCGAGGGCTTCAATCTCACCAGCCTGGTATCCCGGGAGCAGGCTCTTCACTGGGTGGCAGAG ACCCTGAAGATTGCATTAGCTCTGGCCAGCAGACTGGGAGATCCCATCTACGATTCTACCATCACTGAGAGTATGGATGACATGCTCAG CAAAGTGGAGGCTGCCTACTTCCGGGGCCAGATCAATGACTCCCAGGCAGCCCCTGTCCCACTCCTGCCCATCTATGAGCTCAATGGGGCTCCCACGGCTGCCCAGGTGTTGATCATGGGCCCTGATGACTTCATTGTGGCCATGGTCAG CTCCCTGAACAGACCCTTTGGCAGCGGCCTCATCACCCCCTCGGGGATCCTGCTCAACAGCCAGATGCTGGACTTCTCTTGGCCCAACAGGACTGCTAACCACCCTGCACCCAGCCTG GAGAACTCGGTGCAGCCAGGGAAGCGGCCACTGTCTTTTCTGCTGCCCACTGTGGTCCGGCCAGCAGAAGGACTCTGTGGAACCTACCTTGCCCTGGGGGCCAATGGAGCTGCCCGGGGCCTCAGCGGCCTGACCCAG